One segment of Metallosphaera cuprina Ar-4 DNA contains the following:
- the hsp20 gene encoding archaeal heat shock protein Hsp20 encodes MPTKKSKDIFSYFDDLVRQIEEEFEQMEREFFKAAEKGGTTGYKPYVYGFKVTMGPDGKPVVEEFGNVKRIGNKPLLTEEREPLVDVIEKNDEIRVVVEVPGVDKNDIKVKINGDILVISANSQDKKYYKEVELPAAVDENSAKANYKNGVLEVVMKKKVVTTGKDIKVE; translated from the coding sequence ATGCCCACCAAGAAATCAAAAGATATATTTAGTTACTTCGACGATCTCGTAAGGCAAATTGAGGAAGAGTTCGAACAAATGGAGAGGGAGTTCTTCAAGGCGGCAGAGAAGGGAGGAACTACAGGATACAAGCCTTACGTTTACGGCTTTAAGGTAACTATGGGACCTGATGGGAAACCAGTGGTTGAAGAGTTCGGGAACGTAAAGAGGATAGGTAACAAACCTCTGTTAACTGAGGAAAGGGAACCACTAGTGGACGTCATTGAAAAGAACGACGAGATTAGGGTAGTAGTTGAGGTACCTGGAGTGGACAAGAACGATATAAAGGTTAAGATTAATGGCGATATCTTGGTAATATCAGCTAACTCTCAAGATAAAAAATATTACAAAGAGGTCGAACTTCCGGCTGCAGTAGACGAGAATTCAGCTAAGGCCAACTACAAGAACGGAGTTTTAGAGGTAGTTATGAAGAAGAAGGTAGTGACTACTGGGAAGGATATAAAGGTCGAGTAA
- the trxB gene encoding thioredoxin-disulfide reductase → MNLIPRLDNIDPNEKFDTIIIGLGPAAYSAALYAARYMLKTLVIGETPGGQLTEAGEVDDYLGLIGIQAMDMIKTFNSHVEKYKVPMLMDRVESFKQEGDSYVVKTKRKGQFRASTIIVAVGTKRRKLNVPGENEFLGRGVSYCSVCDAPLFKNRPVVVVGGGNSALDGAELLSRYATKVYLVHRREEFRAQPIIVKLVKEKSNVEMLLNSVVKEIRGDKLVRKVLIENLKTGEVKELDVNGIFVEIGFEPPKEFAKLNGLEVDEQGYIKVDEWTRTNLPGVFAAGDCTNTWIGFRQVATSTAMGAVAAHSAYNFINEKKGKT, encoded by the coding sequence TTGAATCTCATTCCACGGTTAGATAACATAGATCCAAATGAAAAGTTCGATACCATAATCATTGGTCTCGGTCCTGCAGCCTATAGCGCTGCACTCTACGCAGCTAGATACATGCTTAAAACGTTGGTTATAGGAGAGACGCCTGGCGGTCAATTGACTGAAGCGGGAGAAGTTGATGACTATCTAGGATTGATCGGTATCCAAGCAATGGATATGATAAAAACGTTCAACTCTCATGTAGAAAAATACAAGGTACCTATGTTGATGGATAGAGTGGAGTCCTTTAAACAGGAAGGAGACAGTTACGTAGTAAAGACTAAAAGGAAAGGTCAGTTCAGGGCCTCTACGATAATAGTTGCAGTTGGAACGAAGAGGAGGAAACTCAACGTCCCTGGAGAGAATGAGTTTCTAGGGAGAGGGGTCTCATACTGCTCAGTTTGTGATGCGCCCCTATTTAAGAATAGACCTGTGGTGGTAGTAGGAGGCGGTAACTCGGCCTTAGACGGAGCGGAACTGTTAAGTAGGTACGCAACGAAGGTCTACCTAGTTCACAGGAGAGAGGAGTTCAGGGCACAGCCAATTATAGTGAAACTGGTCAAAGAGAAGTCAAATGTTGAAATGCTTCTTAACTCGGTAGTGAAGGAAATAAGGGGAGATAAGTTGGTAAGAAAAGTTTTAATCGAGAACTTAAAAACTGGAGAAGTGAAGGAGCTCGACGTTAATGGTATCTTCGTGGAGATAGGTTTTGAACCTCCTAAGGAATTCGCAAAACTTAACGGACTGGAAGTTGATGAGCAAGGCTACATTAAGGTAGACGAGTGGACCAGGACCAACCTGCCAGGAGTCTTTGCTGCAGGAGACTGTACAAACACTTGGATAGGCTTTAGGCAGGTAGCCACGTCAACAGCCATGGGTGCAGTTGCAGCCCATAGTGCTTACAACTTTATAAACGAAAAGAAAGGTAAGACCTAA
- a CDS encoding inositol monophosphatase family protein, with translation MRDSLEKIAVEATKYLREMSGEEGLDRVIGTHDNDTTKVVDKLAEDFILEKLNETGYSVAYVTEESGTIEKKGAEFVAVIDPLDGSTNYLNGITWASVSIALFSRSGAPVAGVIGEIFSGKTYSYDSSGTYVNGLRIEQFPLPKQRIVLPYFDKTGLNQTSLILSWIEGSYKTRNLGAASLDMILVCTGRAYLFVDLRNKLRNVDIASSLSFCERLGIHPFNLDGERITIDLQRVSVIKNVLVTPDSSLSQKILKMWKALSS, from the coding sequence ATGCGAGATAGCTTAGAAAAGATTGCTGTAGAGGCTACCAAATATTTAAGGGAAATGAGCGGGGAGGAGGGATTAGATAGGGTAATTGGAACACACGATAACGATACTACAAAGGTGGTAGATAAGTTAGCTGAGGATTTCATCCTTGAGAAATTAAACGAAACTGGATATTCTGTAGCCTACGTGACTGAAGAGAGCGGTACCATAGAGAAGAAAGGCGCTGAGTTCGTGGCTGTCATAGATCCTCTTGATGGTAGCACTAATTATCTAAACGGAATAACCTGGGCATCCGTCTCAATAGCTCTATTCTCTCGTTCAGGGGCTCCTGTAGCCGGCGTAATTGGAGAGATATTCTCTGGGAAGACTTACTCATACGACTCCTCTGGGACGTATGTGAACGGATTGAGGATAGAGCAGTTTCCCTTACCTAAGCAGAGAATAGTCCTCCCATACTTCGATAAGACTGGGCTCAACCAAACCTCTTTAATACTTTCTTGGATTGAAGGGAGCTATAAGACTAGGAATCTAGGAGCCGCGTCATTAGATATGATTCTAGTTTGTACAGGGAGAGCTTATCTATTCGTAGATCTTAGAAATAAGCTGAGGAACGTTGACATAGCCTCGTCCTTGAGCTTCTGTGAGAGGCTAGGGATACACCCGTTTAATTTAGATGGAGAAAGAATAACTATAGATTTGCAAAGGGTTTCAGTTATTAAGAACGTTCTGGTGACTCCAGACTCTTCTCTTTCTCAGAAGATCTTGAAAATGTGGAAGGCTTTATCTTCTTGA
- a CDS encoding NUDIX hydrolase encodes MECNAAVVLIIRKDRKFLVIKRAEQNGDPWSGHMALPGGHRDGNESCEETARREVMEEVGINVKNLSFLGTYSPNNKRDLHVAAYLGETDTEEVRPDAEVDRWFWIDPEGLVEQDDHYIYEGYVIWGMTYRIIKDFLSVRQRSGHQIHAVDQSSLEK; translated from the coding sequence ATGGAATGTAACGCAGCTGTTGTTCTTATCATAAGAAAAGATAGGAAGTTCCTAGTGATTAAGAGAGCGGAGCAGAACGGAGATCCGTGGAGCGGACATATGGCTCTACCAGGGGGCCATAGGGATGGAAACGAAAGTTGTGAAGAAACTGCAAGGAGAGAGGTCATGGAGGAGGTCGGGATAAACGTGAAGAATCTCAGTTTCTTGGGAACGTATTCGCCAAATAATAAGAGAGACCTACATGTAGCGGCCTATTTAGGTGAAACTGATACAGAAGAAGTTCGTCCAGACGCGGAAGTTGATAGGTGGTTTTGGATAGATCCTGAAGGACTGGTGGAGCAAGATGATCACTATATTTATGAAGGTTACGTTATCTGGGGCATGACGTATCGAATAATTAAGGACTTTTTGTCAGTCCGGCAACGATCAGGTCATCAAATCCACGCCGTCGACCAGTCATCACTTGAGAAATAG
- a CDS encoding mechanosensitive ion channel family protein: MGIIAYVVHTLLIAFVSSKSNLAPYLNDIQLGLDAAIVGIVGYIMIRIIKYALDNYLASKADKTTVRSISLIVDILLYSLLVLAVLSALGVNLTGAAIGGAVGGVAIGLAAQTVVSNILSGIMVTTSKTVRPGDAVILSSWIWSPPIVGEAERVTLLFTEVRTYTGNLVKVPNSAFLGNTVFTKLREGEELVYPYELTINADVPGTVLLERAKNIIEDEFKVAKAEPPKLSFNSKNGSTNVFLVLIKVEDIKNLVHHMDIINKAFDRAYWELKGK, encoded by the coding sequence TTGGGAATAATAGCGTACGTTGTTCATACGTTGCTTATAGCCTTTGTATCTTCTAAATCCAATTTAGCCCCATATCTTAACGACATACAGCTCGGTTTAGACGCTGCGATAGTAGGTATAGTTGGTTACATTATGATCAGGATAATTAAGTACGCTTTAGACAACTATCTCGCATCTAAGGCTGATAAAACTACAGTCAGATCTATCTCTCTTATAGTGGATATACTTCTCTATTCTCTACTCGTGTTAGCTGTTTTGTCAGCGTTGGGAGTCAACTTAACCGGGGCTGCTATAGGAGGTGCTGTGGGTGGAGTAGCGATAGGACTCGCGGCTCAGACCGTGGTATCAAACATATTATCCGGGATCATGGTGACCACGAGTAAAACAGTGAGACCAGGTGACGCTGTAATTTTAAGTTCTTGGATATGGTCACCTCCTATCGTTGGGGAGGCAGAGAGAGTAACCCTCCTCTTTACAGAAGTAAGAACGTATACTGGAAACCTAGTAAAGGTTCCTAACTCGGCCTTCCTTGGGAATACAGTTTTCACGAAACTTAGGGAAGGCGAGGAGCTTGTTTATCCATATGAGCTAACGATTAACGCTGACGTTCCAGGGACTGTTCTACTCGAGAGAGCTAAAAACATAATTGAGGACGAGTTCAAAGTAGCGAAGGCGGAACCACCTAAACTTTCCTTCAATAGCAAGAACGGTTCAACTAACGTTTTCCTTGTTTTGATAAAAGTTGAGGACATTAAGAACCTAGTACATCATATGGATATAATAAATAAGGCGTTTGATAGGGCTTACTGGGAACTTAAAGGTAAGTGA
- a CDS encoding acyl-CoA mutase large subunit family protein, producing the protein MVTQERVNEWEKKYLNPWLAKRKERKVKFTTPSGIEVKSLYTPLDLKGDYEEKVGFPGEYPFTRGIYPNMYRGRIWTIRQYAGFGSAEDTNNRFKKLLEAGQTGLSTAFDLPTQLGLDPDNDLAYTEVGVVGVSMFHWREMDLVTNGIPLNKVSTSMTINATAMELLSMYAAVAESRGVSLTEIDGTVQNDILKEYIARKNYIYPPEQSMRYAIDIIEYSYKNIPKWHPISISGYHIREAGADAVLEVAFTLADGIEYVRKTLERGIPVDDFAPTLSFFFAGYTNLFEEVAKFRAARRMWAKIMRDMFNAKKADSMTLKFHTQTGGAELTAQQPEINIIRTTIQALAAALGGTQSLHVNSYDEAVALPSEKAAKIAIRVQQIVAYESGSTETVDPLAGSYYVEWLTDEIEERAWKIIERVEGMGGMMKAVEKGFPQAEIAESSYRLQKKVEEGDMIRVGVNMSYEPDWIGTTEVFRVRPEVRERVISRLKNYRSERDEMKVRDSINSLRRAAESPSTNLFPYVLDAIKKGCTVGEISGTLREIWGEYKEPIIF; encoded by the coding sequence ATGGTTACACAAGAAAGGGTTAACGAGTGGGAGAAGAAGTACCTAAACCCCTGGTTGGCCAAAAGAAAAGAGAGGAAGGTTAAGTTTACGACCCCTTCTGGAATAGAGGTAAAATCTCTTTACACACCATTAGACTTGAAGGGCGATTATGAGGAAAAGGTAGGGTTTCCAGGAGAGTATCCGTTCACACGAGGAATATACCCAAATATGTACAGGGGGAGAATATGGACAATCAGACAGTACGCAGGTTTCGGTTCAGCTGAGGATACGAACAATAGGTTCAAGAAACTGTTGGAAGCTGGACAAACAGGGCTAAGTACCGCTTTCGATTTGCCCACCCAATTAGGTTTAGATCCTGATAATGACTTAGCTTACACAGAAGTGGGAGTAGTAGGAGTATCTATGTTCCATTGGAGAGAGATGGACCTGGTTACCAATGGCATACCTCTAAACAAGGTGTCAACGTCAATGACCATAAACGCAACCGCAATGGAGTTGCTCTCCATGTACGCTGCGGTAGCTGAAAGTAGGGGAGTCTCCCTAACTGAGATAGATGGGACGGTACAGAACGACATTCTAAAGGAGTATATCGCAAGGAAGAATTACATTTACCCACCAGAACAATCAATGAGATACGCAATTGACATCATTGAATACTCTTACAAAAACATACCGAAATGGCATCCAATAAGTATAAGTGGATATCACATAAGGGAAGCTGGAGCTGACGCAGTGCTTGAGGTAGCTTTCACTTTAGCGGATGGGATAGAATATGTGAGGAAAACTTTGGAAAGAGGTATCCCTGTAGACGATTTCGCACCTACCCTTTCCTTCTTCTTTGCAGGTTACACTAACCTGTTTGAGGAAGTAGCCAAGTTCAGGGCAGCCAGGAGGATGTGGGCCAAAATAATGAGAGATATGTTTAACGCTAAGAAAGCTGACTCTATGACGTTGAAGTTTCACACACAAACCGGAGGAGCTGAGCTGACTGCCCAACAACCTGAAATCAACATTATAAGGACAACTATCCAGGCTCTCGCCGCAGCCCTTGGAGGCACTCAAAGCCTTCACGTTAACTCCTATGACGAAGCCGTAGCTCTGCCCAGCGAGAAGGCCGCGAAGATAGCGATAAGGGTTCAACAGATAGTAGCGTATGAAAGCGGATCTACAGAGACCGTTGATCCTTTAGCGGGATCATACTATGTGGAGTGGTTAACCGATGAGATAGAGGAGAGAGCATGGAAGATCATAGAAAGGGTGGAAGGTATGGGAGGTATGATGAAGGCTGTAGAGAAAGGGTTCCCTCAAGCGGAGATCGCTGAGAGCTCGTATAGACTTCAGAAGAAAGTAGAGGAGGGCGATATGATAAGGGTTGGGGTTAACATGTCATACGAACCCGATTGGATAGGTACAACTGAGGTCTTCAGGGTTAGACCAGAGGTAAGGGAGAGAGTGATAAGTAGGTTAAAGAATTACAGATCTGAGAGAGACGAGATGAAAGTAAGGGACTCTATCAACTCTTTAAGGAGGGCTGCTGAAAGTCCATCGACTAATCTATTCCCATACGTTTTGGATGCCATAAAGAAAGGTTGTACTGTAGGCGAAATTAGCGGAACGCTGAGAGAGATCTGGGGAGAATACAAAGAACCTATTATATTCTAA
- a CDS encoding phytoene desaturase family protein → MYDVTVIGGGHNGLVAAAYLAMKGLKVAVFERREIVGGASVTEELWPGVKVSTGAYVLSLLRPKIIKDLNLERFGLEVITKDPGLFVPFENRKALYVWNDVNRTLKEIEKFSKRDAQAYRRWLKFWEPFYDMADLLMLNPPVSLEDIGELVQLMKLSDNKEDLLYSLRTLVQDASSLLNEFFESEELKAALVEDAVVGTMASPSMPGTAYVLAHHVLGEVNGIKGAWGYVKGGMGGVTQALRRAAETLGVEIYTGTEVDKILVKGDKVEGLTLTDGKTIRSKVVLSNADPKTTYLKLLREAEIDEKIISKVRSLKSRGVSFKIVGYLDELPDFGGGKSLSPEHMASELILPSVDYVEKAFTDSKVFGYSKEPWLSINIQSSVDPTAAPPGKFAFSIFGQYLPYNPKLDEMKDLIYQLSIEKIREYAPNFKPVKYEVLTPLDIERRFGIIEGNIFHLDMTPDQLYLFRPLPGYNYNTPIKGLYLCGSGTHPGGGVTGAPGYNSAKKVISDMESGVLR, encoded by the coding sequence ATGTATGACGTGACGGTGATAGGAGGTGGTCACAATGGTCTCGTGGCTGCAGCCTACCTTGCTATGAAAGGACTAAAGGTTGCCGTATTTGAAAGGAGGGAAATAGTTGGAGGGGCCTCAGTAACGGAAGAGCTGTGGCCAGGTGTAAAAGTATCAACTGGAGCTTACGTACTTAGCCTCCTGCGGCCTAAGATCATAAAGGACCTTAATTTGGAACGTTTCGGACTAGAAGTCATTACTAAAGATCCAGGCTTGTTCGTACCTTTTGAAAATAGGAAGGCGTTATACGTTTGGAACGACGTGAATAGGACCCTGAAAGAGATAGAGAAGTTCTCTAAGAGAGACGCTCAGGCTTATCGTAGATGGCTAAAGTTCTGGGAGCCCTTTTATGATATGGCCGACTTGTTGATGCTCAACCCACCTGTCTCACTTGAGGACATCGGAGAATTGGTCCAGCTTATGAAACTCTCAGATAATAAGGAGGACTTACTTTACTCACTCAGAACTTTAGTTCAGGACGCTTCGTCTCTTCTTAATGAGTTCTTTGAGTCGGAAGAACTGAAGGCTGCGCTCGTTGAAGATGCGGTGGTGGGTACTATGGCGTCTCCCTCAATGCCAGGTACGGCCTACGTATTGGCTCATCACGTACTTGGAGAAGTTAACGGAATTAAGGGAGCGTGGGGTTATGTAAAGGGAGGGATGGGAGGAGTGACTCAAGCTCTTAGAAGGGCTGCTGAGACCTTAGGAGTAGAGATTTACACTGGGACTGAGGTGGATAAGATATTAGTTAAAGGAGACAAAGTGGAAGGCTTAACTCTCACTGACGGTAAAACCATAAGATCTAAAGTAGTACTATCTAACGCTGATCCTAAAACTACTTATCTGAAACTACTGAGAGAAGCTGAGATTGACGAAAAAATAATTAGCAAAGTGAGGTCATTAAAAAGTAGGGGAGTTTCGTTCAAGATCGTGGGTTACCTTGACGAACTTCCGGATTTCGGTGGTGGAAAGTCTCTAAGCCCAGAACATATGGCCTCAGAGTTAATACTACCGTCTGTGGATTACGTGGAGAAAGCGTTTACCGATTCCAAGGTCTTTGGTTACTCTAAAGAGCCGTGGCTATCTATCAACATACAATCTTCCGTAGATCCTACAGCGGCCCCACCAGGTAAGTTCGCTTTCTCCATATTTGGTCAATACTTACCTTATAATCCAAAGTTAGATGAGATGAAAGACCTAATATATCAACTCTCAATAGAAAAAATTAGAGAGTACGCACCTAACTTTAAGCCTGTTAAATACGAAGTCTTGACTCCTTTAGACATTGAGAGAAGGTTCGGAATAATTGAGGGAAACATTTTTCATCTAGATATGACACCGGATCAGTTGTACTTATTTAGACCCCTCCCAGGTTACAATTACAATACACCCATAAAAGGACTTTATCTTTGTGGATCGGGCACTCATCCAGGTGGTGGTGTTACAGGAGCTCCAGGCTATAACTCTGCAAAAAAAGTCATTTCTGACATGGAAAGCGGAGTCCTTAGATGA
- a CDS encoding AAA family ATPase — protein MNYTETMVILFIALAVIVYILMGLFKRFTTNFTTSDKAAQVQLRTNKKKEEEEKKASWDEIGGYDDVKKEIREYIEFPLKNKDLAKTYGLRPPKGVLLFGPPGCGKTLMMRALAGEAKLNFIYVNVSDIMSKWYGESEARLKELFANARKNAPCILFFDEIDTIGVRRETHSGDSVTPRLLSLMLSEIDGLHSDEGVIIVGSTNVPQTLDKALLRAGRFDKLIFIGPPSKQARVEILKVHCGGKPLAQDVDLNKIAEMTERYSGADLANICQEAARKVAVEALESKKDRKITMQDFTEIIQRYKPSITLQMLEEFEKFRLDYERRSRKSEDVREGEEKITLDDIGGYTKVKQELKELLELQLKYAKLMEQMKVPPIRGLLLYGPPGVGKTMMAKALAKTLDVKLISVSVAEIMYKGYEGAVASIKEVFNRARENRPSIILLDELDAIASRRSQRGNSESSKIVNQLLTEMDGIRNLKEVVVVGTTNRIKVIDPALLRPGRFDIVVKMGLPNLEERLDILKKYLGEENCEQVDCKRIAVLTENYTGADLAALAREAKIIVLKDMIKGRQDRKLSKEDLEQALKKIKPSTFSRSSEKEKSLESPERS, from the coding sequence ATGAACTACACTGAGACAATGGTAATCCTTTTTATAGCCCTAGCGGTAATAGTCTACATACTTATGGGATTATTTAAAAGATTTACTACCAATTTCACAACAAGTGATAAGGCAGCCCAGGTTCAGTTAAGAACCAATAAAAAGAAGGAAGAGGAAGAGAAGAAAGCTTCCTGGGATGAAATCGGAGGGTACGATGACGTAAAGAAGGAGATTAGGGAGTACATAGAATTTCCATTAAAGAATAAAGATCTGGCCAAAACTTACGGGTTGAGACCTCCGAAGGGGGTTCTATTATTCGGTCCACCAGGATGTGGTAAAACCCTCATGATGAGGGCCTTAGCTGGAGAAGCTAAGTTAAACTTCATTTACGTGAATGTGAGCGATATAATGAGCAAATGGTACGGTGAGAGCGAAGCCAGATTGAAGGAGCTCTTTGCTAACGCAAGGAAAAACGCTCCTTGTATACTTTTCTTTGATGAAATAGACACGATAGGAGTTAGAAGGGAGACACACAGCGGAGACTCGGTAACTCCAAGGTTACTTTCCCTAATGCTTTCTGAGATAGACGGGCTTCATAGCGATGAAGGGGTCATAATTGTCGGCTCCACTAACGTGCCTCAAACCTTGGACAAGGCGTTACTTAGAGCTGGAAGATTCGATAAGTTAATATTTATAGGTCCCCCTAGTAAACAGGCTAGAGTAGAGATCCTTAAGGTTCACTGCGGAGGTAAACCACTAGCGCAAGATGTTGATCTAAACAAGATAGCAGAGATGACTGAAAGATACAGTGGAGCTGATCTAGCCAATATATGCCAAGAGGCAGCTAGGAAGGTGGCGGTGGAAGCGTTAGAGAGTAAAAAGGACAGGAAAATAACCATGCAAGACTTTACTGAAATAATTCAGAGATATAAACCTAGTATAACGCTTCAAATGCTTGAAGAATTCGAAAAGTTTAGACTAGACTATGAAAGGAGATCTAGGAAATCTGAAGATGTAAGAGAAGGAGAGGAGAAAATAACCCTTGACGATATAGGTGGATACACTAAGGTTAAACAGGAACTTAAGGAGCTACTAGAGCTTCAACTTAAGTACGCTAAACTTATGGAACAAATGAAGGTTCCACCTATAAGAGGACTACTTCTCTACGGCCCTCCGGGAGTTGGTAAGACTATGATGGCGAAAGCGCTAGCTAAAACCCTTGACGTTAAGCTAATCTCAGTGAGTGTTGCCGAGATAATGTACAAAGGGTATGAGGGCGCAGTCGCAAGCATAAAGGAGGTATTTAATAGGGCGAGAGAGAACAGACCCTCAATCATATTACTTGATGAGTTGGACGCAATAGCCTCAAGAAGGAGTCAAAGGGGCAATTCCGAGTCGTCTAAGATAGTTAATCAGTTGTTAACTGAGATGGATGGAATAAGGAACTTGAAGGAGGTAGTGGTAGTAGGCACGACTAACAGAATAAAAGTTATAGATCCTGCACTGCTTAGACCCGGTAGATTTGATATAGTAGTCAAGATGGGACTCCCTAACCTAGAGGAGAGGTTAGACATACTCAAGAAATACCTAGGAGAGGAGAACTGCGAACAAGTTGATTGTAAACGAATAGCTGTGTTGACAGAGAACTACACTGGGGCCGACTTGGCAGCCTTAGCTAGAGAAGCTAAGATAATAGTGCTAAAGGACATGATAAAAGGAAGACAAGATAGGAAACTAAGCAAAGAGGACTTGGAACAGGCGCTCAAGAAGATAAAGCCTTCCACATTTTCAAGATCTTCTGAGAAAGAGAAGAGTCTGGAGTCACCAGAACGTTCTTAA
- a CDS encoding phosphoribosyltransferase produces the protein MVEFYNPTWDDIEEQIFRIAKEMAKDNFLPDAIVAILTGGVIPAKLFADILNMKNIKYIDIKFYRDVGKTESKPVIKAVYVNDLDNKKVLVVDDVSDTGETLEAVTNVVSMFSPKVIRTATLYVKPWSRKIPDYYGDKVGKWIIFPWDKWDVVRTNPDAPVAKKEKYFELHNIFSRMRG, from the coding sequence ATGGTTGAATTTTACAATCCAACATGGGACGACATCGAGGAACAGATATTCAGAATAGCTAAAGAAATGGCTAAGGATAACTTCTTGCCAGATGCCATAGTGGCCATTCTTACAGGAGGGGTAATACCAGCTAAACTTTTCGCTGATATACTTAATATGAAAAACATAAAGTATATAGATATAAAATTCTATAGAGACGTGGGGAAAACTGAGAGTAAACCAGTGATAAAGGCGGTTTACGTTAACGATCTAGATAACAAGAAGGTGCTCGTCGTAGATGACGTTTCAGATACGGGAGAGACCCTTGAAGCGGTAACTAACGTAGTGTCCATGTTCTCACCTAAAGTAATTAGGACGGCAACACTTTACGTCAAGCCATGGTCGAGGAAGATACCCGACTATTACGGGGATAAGGTGGGCAAGTGGATTATCTTTCCATGGGACAAATGGGACGTGGTCAGAACTAACCCTGACGCTCCCGTAGCTAAGAAAGAAAAGTATTTTGAGCTTCACAATATATTCTCGAGAATGAGAGGTTAG
- the mce gene encoding methylmalonyl-CoA epimerase: MDTLDIDHVGVAVENIDEAIKLYTGKMGMKLVHREDLPDRGIKVAFLTGKEGQTAVELMEPMNHEDQNNTVAKFLKTRGQGMHHLAVKVKDINESLKDLESKGLALIDKTGRKGARGHLVAFVHPKSVMGLLLELVQEAH; this comes from the coding sequence ATGGATACTCTAGATATAGATCACGTGGGAGTGGCTGTGGAGAACATAGATGAAGCGATTAAGTTATACACAGGGAAGATGGGGATGAAACTAGTTCACAGAGAAGATCTGCCTGATAGGGGCATAAAGGTAGCCTTCCTAACGGGTAAGGAGGGGCAAACGGCAGTTGAGCTAATGGAACCTATGAACCATGAGGACCAGAACAATACGGTAGCGAAGTTCCTCAAGACTAGAGGACAGGGAATGCATCATCTAGCAGTAAAGGTTAAGGACATTAATGAGTCTTTGAAAGACCTTGAGAGTAAAGGATTAGCCCTCATAGATAAAACTGGCAGAAAGGGAGCTAGAGGTCATCTTGTAGCGTTCGTTCACCCGAAAAGTGTAATGGGCTTACTTTTGGAGCTAGTTCAGGAGGCACATTAA
- a CDS encoding alkaline phosphatase family protein — MSLIFPDYGKNLYSLGCGLAKWLDLQVQCRSHIEIAGNKLVLLLLDGFGWNIMERSLGEVKEANKIHGVFPSTTSTTLATIFTAKTPAEHGVLGYNTFVKSLGGIINTLRYTHPTSNERDSLARGFPFEKAFPNAIGYLSQVKDGTASVIPAGIENTEYTKAIHGHVQETRTFLNVWDAYESTKQLMEKGTKFIYVYIPDVDSLAHKYGPYAEPVILAAREIFMRFFSLFKERKDYVGLITADHGLIGTSNIVEIEKEPELMSMLDVPPYGDSRALFLKSRFDLKVYLENKFNMRVFKRDEAIPLLGGVENPNLPDFIGVPLDYTSYIFSFRESSTYARLKGHHGGLLKEEIEVPLVTVNG, encoded by the coding sequence ATGTCACTAATATTCCCTGACTACGGAAAGAACCTGTACTCTTTAGGTTGCGGGTTAGCTAAGTGGCTTGATCTTCAGGTGCAATGCAGGAGTCACATTGAAATTGCAGGAAATAAACTAGTCCTTCTCTTACTGGACGGGTTCGGATGGAACATAATGGAGAGATCACTAGGTGAGGTTAAGGAAGCAAACAAGATTCATGGGGTATTCCCTTCTACCACCTCTACTACCTTAGCTACGATATTCACTGCTAAGACGCCGGCCGAGCATGGAGTTCTAGGTTACAATACGTTCGTGAAGAGCTTAGGTGGTATAATAAATACCCTAAGGTATACTCATCCTACTTCAAACGAAAGGGACTCATTAGCCAGGGGCTTTCCGTTTGAGAAGGCTTTTCCAAACGCCATCGGATATTTATCTCAAGTAAAGGATGGAACGGCTTCAGTGATACCAGCAGGGATAGAGAACACGGAGTACACTAAGGCTATACACGGTCACGTTCAAGAGACTAGAACTTTCCTCAACGTCTGGGACGCTTACGAGTCCACGAAACAGTTAATGGAAAAGGGAACTAAGTTCATCTACGTTTACATACCTGACGTAGATTCTTTAGCTCACAAATACGGTCCATATGCTGAACCCGTTATCTTAGCGGCAAGGGAGATATTTATGAGATTCTTCTCATTATTTAAAGAAAGGAAGGACTACGTAGGGCTGATAACTGCAGACCATGGACTCATCGGTACATCAAACATAGTGGAGATCGAAAAGGAACCGGAGCTCATGTCAATGCTTGATGTACCTCCTTATGGGGATTCAAGAGCTTTGTTCCTCAAATCTAGATTCGACCTTAAGGTTTATCTGGAGAACAAGTTCAACATGAGGGTTTTCAAGAGAGATGAGGCGATACCTCTTTTAGGCGGTGTGGAAAACCCTAATTTGCCCGACTTCATAGGCGTACCCTTAGATTACACCTCTTACATTTTTAGCTTCAGAGAGAGCTCGACGTACGCAAGACTTAAAGGTCATCACGGAGGTCTCCTCAAGGAAGAAATCGAAGTTCCGTTGGTGACAGTGAATGGTTGA